GCTTCCGTGAAACATGCAAGCCAAGCCCGATCGACCCGGGCTGCCCGGCGGAAGCGTGCGCCCGGAAATAGGCGGCGAAGACCCGGTCCCGATGCTTTTCATCGATGCCCCGACCGTCGTCGATCACCCGCATGACCACGAATGGGCCGCGCCGAGCCGTCTCGACCTCGACGTTCGGCCCTCCATACTTCATGGCGTTGGTCAGCAAATTGCGGACGATCTGCCTGACCCGAGCCGGGTCGGCCGCGGCGCGTTCGCCGTTGCTTCGAACGCTCACACGGGATCCCAGGTCGGATGGCTGTCCGGCCAGCACCGCCGCAATCTGCTCCCCGAGATTGAGATCAATCGCCACCGCAGCCAGCGTGCCGATGTCCGCCCGGGCGTACACGAGCAAGTCCTCGACAATCCATGCAACATCCTGGGCCTCACGGTTGATCAGGTCGAGCATTTCGAGGCGATCGGAATCCGACAGATCGTCGAATCCCTCACGGATGACGTTCGTGAACCCGAGTACCGCAGTCAACGGTGTGCGGATCTCATGGCTGATCGAAGCGATGAACTCGTCCTTTGAGGCCACCAACTGCTCGAGGCGCCTGCTCGTCTCCTGCCGCTCCAGATAGGAACCAACCAGTCCTCCGGCGGTACGTAACACGCCGATGTCGTTCTCGTGCCACTCCCGCCGCTGGAGATAGTCGGCGAATCCGATCGCCCCCGTCCACTTCCCGAACACAAAGACGGGAATCACCAACTCGCTCCTCAAACCATCAGCTTCATAGATAGATCGCTCGGTGCCCTCGTCCAGATCCTCCGTATGAAGGATGGACGCTTCACCTCGAGCCAGGCGCCCGGGAGTCGTCGGTGTATCGCGGTGCGACCCACCCATCCACAGGTCCGCAATGTGCACGCCTTCCAGGTTCGGTGGCTGCAGCGCGTGCACAACCCGGGACGACATCCCGGCATCCGGGTCGTCGAATACCTCTTCCAGCCACATGTAGTCGGCGCCGGTCACTGCTGCCAGATGTTCGAAGGCGGCTTCAAGCGCATCCTCTCGCCCGGAGATGAGTTCGCGCGACACCTTCGCCAGGGCTTCCTCGTAGGCGAGGCGGGTATTCAAGGACGTCACCGTTTCTTGCCGATCCCAAAACGCGCCAACCATCTCTCCGGCCGTGCGAAGGAACCGGATGTCCTCTTCGGTCCAGCGCCGCTCGTCTTGAGAGTCGCTGAAACCGATGGTCCCCCGCCACTCGCCCCGCACGAAAATCGGCAGGCAGAGCTCACTCAGAATCCCGTCGGCCAGATACAACCCTCTCTCTGGATCAGCCAAATCAGTCGTTGCAATTGCCGATGGCTCGCCGCGCTGCAGCTTCGCATACAACGAAGGAAGCGCACTGAAAGGTCCACTCCAAGGCTGGGCGGTCGGGTCGATCCCGGGAGCTCCTTCGTCGGCCGCCCAGTGAGTGATGCGGGCGCACGGCCCCAGCTCGTCGTCCTGAAAATTCTCCTCGACAAACACGATGTCGGCTGCCGTCGCCTCGAGCAGCGCCCCGAGGGCATCGTCGATGGCCGACTCACGGGAAGCCAGCAATGCTCCGGATCTTTGGGCGAGCGCGTGCTCGAGCCGGTGCCGGTACTCGAGATTCGCCATCGCCTCCTTCAGCTGCTCTCGCGCCTCGATGCGTTCCCAGTAGGCGGCGATCAGTTCGGCAGCAGTTCGCAGCAACTCGATGTCATGGGAATCCCCGAGACTGTCGGCGCCGATGTCGTTGAATCCGATCAACCCGACCCACGAACCCCGGACCATGATCGGAATACTCAGCTCGGTCGTGTGCCCCGTCCCCTTGTACCTGGCGCGTTCGACGGACGGTAAATCGGCAACCTGAAAGGCAACCGGCCGACCATTTGACAAACCGGCAAAGGACACCGGCATCTCACTCCAGGGCACCAGCGTCCACCGGTCCACCGGATCAGGTTCCGTCCCCTCCATGAGTACCTCGGCGACCAGCGTGGAGCACAGACCCCGCTCAGGATCGTCGACGTTCTGCTCGACGAATACGGCCGTAGCCTCAGTGGCGACTAGCAGGGCGCCCAGCGCACGATCGAGCGAAGTATCCGAATCGCCGGTGGCGAACGCCCGGGAACAAGCCGAGATCGCCTTCTCGAACCGGACCTTCCGATCCAGGGACACCCTGATGCTGCCCATTGCCCGACTCGTGAAGGCGAACATCACGATGAGGCTGGCAACGAACACGCCGGCCATGAGCAGGGAGATGAATACGGCTCTGCTCCCACTTTCCGGCTCCCACCAGAGGCCTGATCCGATGAGCAGCAAACTCAACCACCCGACGGCGTAGCCGACCGGGAGTGCGGCGCGTTGTGGAGGTAGCAGCAGGAACGCGGTGGCGATCAAATAGGCGAACGGGATCGCGATGACTGCGGGCGGGGTGCGGAGGAGCCAGAGAGTCAGACCCATCAACGTCGTGTCGAACATCACCGAGCCGACAACCGATCCCATCACCTTCGTGCGCCGAAGCAGCGCGTCGACTCCCAAAACCAACCCCAGGACCGACACTCCGAACGCAGCCGGCCAATCCAGCACAACGCCCAGTACGAGACCGAGACAAACGGCCGCGATCGCGATCGGGCCACGCAATGAGAGCCAGCGGCGATAGAGCATCGGGAATCCAACCGACGATCCGGTGAAGCCTGTCAGTTCGGCGTCAGGCCACTTCGAGGGCTCGCCGCGATCAGCGGTGTGCTCAGATATCCAACGACTCCCTGACTTCGTTGCGGGCACGAGGTCCGCAC
This Acidimicrobiia bacterium DNA region includes the following protein-coding sequences:
- a CDS encoding GAF domain-containing sensor histidine kinase, with translation MLYRRWLSLRGPIAIAAVCLGLVLGVVLDWPAAFGVSVLGLVLGVDALLRRTKVMGSVVGSVMFDTTLMGLTLWLLRTPPAVIAIPFAYLIATAFLLLPPQRAALPVGYAVGWLSLLLIGSGLWWEPESGSRAVFISLLMAGVFVASLIVMFAFTSRAMGSIRVSLDRKVRFEKAISACSRAFATGDSDTSLDRALGALLVATEATAVFVEQNVDDPERGLCSTLVAEVLMEGTEPDPVDRWTLVPWSEMPVSFAGLSNGRPVAFQVADLPSVERARYKGTGHTTELSIPIMVRGSWVGLIGFNDIGADSLGDSHDIELLRTAAELIAAYWERIEAREQLKEAMANLEYRHRLEHALAQRSGALLASRESAIDDALGALLEATAADIVFVEENFQDDELGPCARITHWAADEGAPGIDPTAQPWSGPFSALPSLYAKLQRGEPSAIATTDLADPERGLYLADGILSELCLPIFVRGEWRGTIGFSDSQDERRWTEEDIRFLRTAGEMVGAFWDRQETVTSLNTRLAYEEALAKVSRELISGREDALEAAFEHLAAVTGADYMWLEEVFDDPDAGMSSRVVHALQPPNLEGVHIADLWMGGSHRDTPTTPGRLARGEASILHTEDLDEGTERSIYEADGLRSELVIPVFVFGKWTGAIGFADYLQRREWHENDIGVLRTAGGLVGSYLERQETSRRLEQLVASKDEFIASISHEIRTPLTAVLGFTNVIREGFDDLSDSDRLEMLDLINREAQDVAWIVEDLLVYARADIGTLAAVAIDLNLGEQIAAVLAGQPSDLGSRVSVRSNGERAAADPARVRQIVRNLLTNAMKYGGPNVEVETARRGPFVVMRVIDDGRGIDEKHRDRVFAAYFRAHASAGQPGSIGLGLHVSRKLARLMGGDLGYDREDGRSCFILTLPAAGELKVASA